In one window of Vulpes vulpes isolate BD-2025 chromosome 1, VulVul3, whole genome shotgun sequence DNA:
- the CARNMT1 gene encoding carnosine N-methyltransferase isoform X2, which translates to MMALRVFNCTSMHERVNRTERQFRSLPDNQQKLLPQFLLHLDKIRKCIDHNQEILLTIVNDCIHMFENKEYGEDGNGKIMPASTFDMDKLKSTLKQFVRDWSETGKAEREACYQPIIKEILKNFPKERWDPSKVNILVPGAGLGRLAWEIAMLGYACQGNEWSFFMLFSSNFVLNRCSEINKYKLYPWIHQFSNNRRSADQIRPISFPDVDPHSLPPGSNFSMTAGDFQEIYSECNTWDCIATCFFIDTAHNVIDYIDTIWKILKPGGIWINLGPLLYHFENLANELSIELSYEDIKNVVLQYGFQVEVEKESVLSTYTVNDLSMMKYYYECVLFVVRKPQ; encoded by the exons CACCAGTATGCATGAGCGAGTGAACCGAACAGAAAGACAATTTCGATCACTTCCAGATAATCAACAGAAACTacttcctcagtttcttcttcacTTGGACAAGATTCGGAAATGCATTGATCATAATCAAGAAATACTACTGACCATTGTGAATGATTGCATACATatgtttgaaaataaagaatatggaGAAGAT GGGAATGGAAAGATTATGCCAGCATCTACATTTGACATGGATAAATTAAAATCCACACTGAAACAGTTTGTGAGAGACTGGAGTGAAACCGGGAAAGCAGAGAGGGAAGCCTGCTACCAGCCaatcattaaagaaattttaaaaaattttccaaaagagaGATG GGATCCTTCTAAAGTAAATATTCTGGTACCTGGTGCTGGACTAGGAAGACTGGCCTGGGAAATAGCTATGCTAGGTTATGCTTGTCAAGGAAATGAATGGAGTTTTTTTATGCTCTTTTCTTCCAACTTTGTACTCAACAg ATgttctgaaattaataaatataagctTTATCCCTGGATCCATCAGTTTAGCAATAACCGGAGGTCAGCTGATCAGATTCGACCCATCTCTTTCCCCGATGTTGACCCCCACAGTCTTCCTCCTGGTTCTAACTTTTCCATGACTGCAGGAGATTTTCAGGAGATCTACTCAGAATGCA ATACCTGGGACTGTATTGCTACCTGTTTCTTCATAGACACAGCTCACAATGTAATTGATTATATTGATACGATATGGAAAATTCTCAAGCCAGGTGGAATTTGGATAAATCTAG GTCCTCTGCTGTACCACTTTGAAAATTTGGCAAATGAACTTTCCATAGAATTGAGCtatgaagatataaaaaatgtCGTTCTGCAGTATGGATTCCAGGTAGAG GTGGAAAAAGAATCTGTCTTGTCAACATATACTGTGAATGATCTCTCCATGATGAAATACTACTATGAATGTGTCTTGTTTGTGGTCCGTAAACCACAGTAA